The sequence GACATGAGTCGAGGACAGCATGCTGAACGATTGGCAGACCTCTTTTTGCATTTCGAATACCGTGAATGCGCTGTTCGGGTATGTGGCACCAGCAATGGGGGCGCCCGAGATTTCGCAACTCCTTGCGGCGCTGATCGACAAGACCTTGAACGATCCGGACAACATCACCCAGATCGGCGCATGGACCCGGGCCTGGGGCCCCTGCGTGTGGCAGAACACGGGCAGCAACACGGCCGACAACTCCATGTTCGTCGCCGTCAATGCGGACAAGACCCAATACATTGCCGCGGTCGCCGCGACCGGGCTCCATTCCACTTTTGACCAGCAAACCGAAGACATCCAGGTGGCCCATGTCACCTGGCCGTCATTCAGTCCTGCGCACGGGGACAGCACGTTTATCGCCAAGGGGACGTCGATTGGCCTGACGAACCTTTTGAACATGGTATCGAATGGCCAAAGCTTGGCCCAGTTCCTGAGCACCGTGGCGAACAAGAACGCAACGCTGATCCTGACGGGCCACAGCCTTGGCGGCGCCTTGGTGATGCCACTGTCCCTCTACCTCTTCACCCAATCAGGACTGAGCCAGAGCAGCTGGGCGAACGTCTACGTCTACCCGACCGCGGCCCCGACCCCGGGCAGCGCCGCTTTCAATGGACTCTTCTCGGCCACCTTCCCGCCGAACCCGGCGAAGGGGACGGGTACCAATGTCTGGAACCAGGTGATCTGGAACTTCATCGACGTCGTCCCGCACGCTTGGACTCTGAAAGCGGACACCCACGGGACCTCGATCCCCTATCTCGGCCAGATCACCTCCATCTACGGTAACCCTGATATTTCATCGGTCGACAACGCCGTGACGCTCGCCGCGGCCAAGGTGGCTGCTGCCAACCGCTCTGCTCCCGGCTATGTCTTCAATCAG is a genomic window of Stigmatella erecta containing:
- a CDS encoding lipase family protein — translated: MLNDWQTSFCISNTVNALFGYVAPAMGAPEISQLLAALIDKTLNDPDNITQIGAWTRAWGPCVWQNTGSNTADNSMFVAVNADKTQYIAAVAATGLHSTFDQQTEDIQVAHVTWPSFSPAHGDSTFIAKGTSIGLTNLLNMVSNGQSLAQFLSTVANKNATLILTGHSLGGALVMPLSLYLFTQSGLSQSSWANVYVYPTAAPTPGSAAFNGLFSATFPPNPAKGTGTNVWNQVIWNFIDVVPHAWTLKADTHGTSIPYLGQITSIYGNPDISSVDNAVTLAAAKVAAANRSAPGYVFNQNNSVFNEGGAPTFPVTDWDTFMRQALYQHTAQYGLSLGTANFNVAQPGLMRASPEQMAAALPLLSQAT